TCAACAACTGGCGATGCTGGGGATCTCTCACCTGGCGCCCCGGCGCTGGAACACTCTGAGCGGCGGAGAGCGCCAACTGGTATTGATTGCCCGCGCTCTGGCGCAACGTCCGCGCCTTTTGTTGCTGGATGAACCCGCTTCCAGCCTGGATTTTGGGCATCAGATCCGTCTGCTCGACACGCTGGTGACGCTGAAAAATTCGGGTATGGCCCTGCTGATGTCTACGCATCATCCGTTGCACGCCCGGGCAATCGCCGACAGCGTGGTACGCGTTGAACCGAACGGTGAGGTGTCGCAGGGGCTTCCTGAACACCAGCTCGCCACCGATCGCCTGGCTGCACTGTATCACGTTACACCGTCACAAATTGCCCACCACCTCTTTGGCTCTCACAATTAAGGAATAAGAATGCTCATTGACGACATTGATTTTGCCGATCTTTACCGTAAACAGTTACAACTGGCGAACAGAACCGAGAAAAAGCCGGAGCACTGGGATAAACGTGCGGAAAAAATGGCGGAGAATTGCGCCTCATTAACCGACAGCTATTTGCTACAGCTGTTGGGGAAAATCGACCTGCAAGGAGCGGAGTCACTATTTGATATGGGCTGCGGTCCCGGTACGGTCTCGCTGGCGCTGGCTAAAAAGATACCAATAATTTACGGCGTAGATTACAGCCAGGGAATGCTGAGCGTTGCTGCCCGCCGCGCTGTGCAAATGAACGCCCGTCACGTACAGTGGGTGCAGCGGGCCTGGGAAGAACACTGGGATGATTTACCCCAGTGCGATATCGCCGTCGCCTCGCGCTCTACGCTGGTTGCCGATATGCGCCAGGCAATGACCAAACTGAATAATCAGGCCCGGCTGCGGGTTTACACCACCCATCTCGTCAGTTCATCTTTCGTTTCCCCCTCCATTCAACGTGCGCTGGGCCGCGAGGTGATTGAGCTTCCCAACTATATCTATGCGCTTAATGTCCTGTATCAGATGGGGATCCACGCGCACGTCGATTTTATCCGCGGCCCCAACTGTCAGCAGGACAACAGTACCTGGACGCGCTTTCTGGAAAACGTGCGCTGGAGTATGGGCGAACTAAGCGCCGACGAGGTCGAACGTCTGGAAACCTGGTATCAGCAGCAGGATCCACGCGCGATTGCCCCTGCCAGCCGTGACTGGGCGCTTATCTGGTGGGACAGCGTCCCACGGGAGGCGCTGCGATGATCTACTTTTCGCAGGCGCAAACCGACGCGCTGCTGCTGGAAGATATTCAGGGCGGCGATCTGACTACCCGCGCGTTGGGAATTGGCGCACAGCCGGGCGTTATGGCGTTTTACCATCGCCAGGGCGGGTGTGTTAGCGGCACCGCCGTTGCCAGACAAATGCTGACGTCATTAGGGCTGACAGTCAGCGACATGGTGGCCGATGGTGAACAGGTAAGTGCAGGACAGCGATTGATTTGTGCGCATGGGAATGCGGCGGCGCTGCACCAGGGCTGGAAAGCGGTACAAAATGTCCTGGAGTGGAGCTGCGGAGTTTCGGGCTATCTTGAGAGCATGTTGAGCCAACTGCGCCAACGCTATCCTGATGGGCAGATTGCCTGCACCCGCAAAGCCATTCCCGGCACGCGTTCGTTGGCGACTCAGGCAATACTCGCCGCCGGGGGCATTATTCATCGCGGAGGATGCGCCGAAACGGTGCTGCTGTTCGCTAATCACCGCCGTTTTCTTACCAACCCAAACGACTGGACAAACGCGGTTGCGCGCTTACGCAGCCATGCGCCAGAAAAAAAGATCGTCGTCGAGGCGGATACGCCAGATGAAGCATTAGCCGCGCTACGCGCCGCGCCCGATATTCTGCAACTCGACAAATTCACCCCTGAGCAGGCGACAGACATTGCCCGCCTGGCACCTTCACTGGCCCCCCATTGCACGCTGGCGCTGACTGGCGGCATTACCCTCGCCTCGCTGGCGGGTTATCTCGACTGTGGCATCAGGCTCTTTATCACTTCCGCACCTTATTACGCTCCACCTGCGGATATCAAAGTTAACCTGAGCCCGGACGCACGTGGCATATAACATTAAAAAATGGACTAACAATAATGAATTTCAACAAAAGTTGTCTTTACACAGCCCTGTCGTTTGCTTTCGCGCACAGTGCTTTTGCTGGGCAAGAAAGCGAAACCATGACCGTCTGGTCAAGCCCGGCCTCTGCGGCAACCACTACGGTTCTCGGCCAGGAAACGATCCAACAGTTGGATAAACAAAACGTGGCGCAGGCGCTAAGCGTCGTCCCCGGCGTGGTGCTGCAAAAGTCGGGCAACCGCAATGAGCAGCAGGTGAAAGTGCGCGGTTTTGACAGCCGTCAGGTTCCCGTCTTTTTTGACGGTGTGCCGGTGTACATCCCCTATGACGGCAACCTCGATTTAGGCCGTTTTCTGACATCCGATATCGCTTCAGTTGAAGTTTCCAAAGGCTACTCATCTCTGCTACAAGGGCCTAACCAGATGGGCGGTGCCATTAATATCACCACCAAAAAGCCCACCAAACCAATTGAAGGCAGCATCGGCTATCGCCAGGGCTGGAGTCGTAGCAAAGACAACGCTCACGATATGCACGCTTCATTTGGCGCGAGTAACGATCTGGGTTATATCCAGCTCAGCGGCAGCCAGTTGAAGCAGGATTTCCTTGGCTTACCGCACGGCGTGGACAATCCGGTTGCGGGTAGTCACGGCAAGATTGCCAACTCGTCCGCCGATGATAAACGCGGCATCGTGAAGCTGGGCTTTACCCCTCGCGGCGATGATGAATATGTCCTGACCTATATAAATCAGGACGGTGAAAAAGATAACCCACCATATGCCGGAACCAGCAATCAGAAATCACGCTACTGGCAATGGCCACAGTACGATAAAGAGAGCTATTACTATCAGGGCACCACCCATCTGGGCGATCGTTTCACTCTGAAAAGCCGTCTGTATCGCGATACCTTTGAAAATACGTTGATGATGTACAACTCGCTTGCCGATCTGAAAAACAAAAAAGGCAACTACAGTCATTATTCAGACTATAGCGATGGAGCTGGCCTGCAGCTCGCTGCGGATATGCGTGAAAACGACCTGCTCTCTTTCGCCGTAAACTGGAAGGATGATGTTCACCGCGAGAAAGGCGCACCGAATGCGGCTTACGACCGTTACGAAGACCGTACCTGGTCTGTTGCCAGTGAATATCAGTGGGCGGCGGCGGATAATGTCGATGTAGTGGCGGGAATAAGCTATGACTGGCGTGACAGTCTGGAAGGCATGAAGCACGAAAAAAATGGTAGCGTCACCCACTATGATGACAACAATCAGTCGGCCTTCAACTGGCAGATGATGACCAAATATCACTTCGAAAATGCAGACACATTAGCGCTGTCCTATTCTGACAGAACGCGTTTCCCTACGTTGAAAGAACGCTACACGACCTCAAAACCGGCCTATAACCAGGTGGCGCTGGTCAATCCGCAGCTTAAACCTGAACGAGCCCACAGCGTGGATCTGACCTGGAATGGGTCACTTAGTCAGAACTGGGGATTCGAAGCCAGCGTGTATTACAACCGCATCAGCGACGCCATCCTTTCACACAATATTGATGCCGACACCATCCAGAATCAGAACAGTGGCCGGGTGGATTACACCGGTCTGGATGCAGGCGTTAAAGGTAAAGTCTTTGATATGCTGGATGTCGGTCTGAGCTACGGCCTTATTCATGCAGACGTCAAACGCAGCGACATCGGCAAGATTACCGACCTGCCAACGCAAACCCTGACTGCCTGGATGACGCTGAAGCCATGGGATCCGCTCAGTATTACGCTGTCAGAAGAGGCCCGTTCGTCGAGCTATAGCAATAGCGACGGCTCACAGAAAGCCGCTGGTTTCGCCATTACCCATTTACGCGCTGACTACGCCATCGGTCACGGATTCAGCGTTAACGCGTCGGTCAATAACCTGTTCGATACGCAGTACGTTTATAGTGAAGGATTTATTGAAGAAGGCCGTAATTACTGGGCGGGGATTGAGTATCAGTTCTGACTTAGCAATACAGAGAAACGGCCCCCGCGGGGGCCGTTCGATTAATCTCGCCGCACCAGTCGGAAGACACCCAGCACAACAATCGCGCCTACCACGGCCACCAGGAAGCTGTGGAGATTAAACCCGCTGACATCGCCGCCGATACCAAACATCGTTGCCAGCCATCCACCGACCACAGCACCGACAACACCGAGAATACAGGTCAGGATAAATCCACCGCCATCGCGCCCCGGCATAATCAGTTTGGCGATAACCCCCGCAATCAGACCAAAAATAATCCAGGCAATAATTCCCATTTTCAGGCCCTCTTTCCAGTGAACGCACGCGCAAGACATTCTTGCGCCAGCCTTTAAAGTATAGGCAAACCATCGCTATATGCTGTTTTCACGCAGACTTAATTCATTGGCGTTGGTAAAAAATTTCATCCATTTGTATTAAGTTCCGTTGATTGATGCCGATAATCCAACGACAAACCAGGCATCCGGGAGTCATTAGGTGTGAGTAACTACAATGAGCAGTTCCTGAAGCAAAATCCGTTAGCGGTGTTAGGTGTACTTCGGGACTTAAAATCGCAGCAGGTTCCACTGCGTATCTCCTGGTCGGGCGGCCAGTTCATCAGCAAAGTTCTGGCCGTCAGCCCGGACGAGCTGGTCATGGATTTTGGTAGCCAGGAATATGAAAACCAGGCCGTACAGCGGGCCAGTCAGATCTCGATTATCGCCGAAACGCAGGGAGCCAAAGTAGAATTCACCCTGCCACAGTTAAAAAAAGGTGAGTATCAGCAACTGCCAGCGTTTATTTCATCCTTGCCGCCTTCCCTGTGGTTTGTTCAGCGTCGGGAATATTTCCGCATCGGCGCTCCGCTGCATCCTCCCTATCGCTGCACGGCAAAAATGCCGGACAACAGCACGCTGTGCTTTCGCTTATTCGATTTGTCGCTTGGCGGTATGGGCGGGCTGTTAGAAACGGCAAAACCAGAAGGACTGGTAGAAGGTATACGCTTCGCGCAGGTTGAACTGAACATGGAACAATGGGGAGTGTATCACGTTGACGCCCAGCTTATTTCCATTAGCGAACGCAAAGTTATCGACAGTAAAAACGAAACCATTACCACTCCCCGCCTGAGCTTTCGTTTTCTCAACGTCGGCCCGGCGGTGGAGCGGAACTTACAGCGGATTATTTTTTCCCTTGAGCGCGAGGCCCGGGAAAAGTCGAACAAAGTGCGCGATTAACATCACCTGAATTACATTACATCCAGCGCTTGCTGAAGCTTCCAGATATAGCGCGGAGCTTGCGGCGCCGGATGATTGTCCGCAACATGTTCAATAAATTCATCCGGGCTGAGATCGTTGATCTTATTGATGGCTTTCTTCCTGTCGGAAGAGAACGTTCGCAGCAATGCTCCCGCTCCGTTAGCGTACGATACTACCAGTGCATACTGCATCACCTGCGGATCCTCAATCCCTGCCAGCGGCCCGGTCTCCAGAATGCTCAGGTATGCGGCCCCCATGGAGATATTGCGTTCGGGGTTTTTCAACTCGCTGGTCGACGGCTCTCCGCTCCATCCCATGCGACGATAAACATCGCGGCCTGAAGTCGAGGCTTTTAACTGCATCAGACCAATAGCATTAGACTTACTGACCGCATTCGGATTACCGCCTGATTCAATGGCAATAATAGCAGTAATCAATTGTGGACTGACACCCCAGGCCGCACCGGCTTTTTCACTGATCGGCATCCATTGCATTGCGCGTTTAACCGGAACTTCAGCATTCCACGGCGGGTTTTTGTAATCATGTTTTGAACTACAGCCCGCAAGTAATACAACCAAAAAAGCAAACCATCTCAATTTCACGTCATCTATCCTTATAGCCGGAACCTGTCGCTGAGGTGACAACGACATACCTACGCGGCATGATATACATTTGGTTTTAGTTGTAGCAAGGAAATGCCATGTCCCGGTTTCACTTAATTGCCCCGTCGGGCTACTGTATCAATCAGCAGGCTGCGTTACGTGGGCTTGCACGTCTTACTGAGGCCGGTCATCAGGTCGATAATTCAGCGGTCATTGCGCGCCGCTGCCAGCGTTTTGCGGGTACTGAGGCAGAAAGGCTTGCTGATGTGAACTCGCTCGTTAATCTGAAAACCCCCGATACCATTGTGATGGCGGTACGTGGCGGCTATGGCGCGAGCCGTTTACTGGAAGATATTGACTGGCAAGGGCTGGCAGCCCGCCAGCAACAAGATCCGCTGCTGCTGTGCGGGCACAGCGATTTTACGGCGATCCAGTGTGGTCTACTGGCTCAAGGGAATGTGATTAGCTTCAGCGGCCCGATGCTGGCGGCCAACTTCGGTGCCGAGGAGATAAACGCATTCACCGAGCACCATTTCTGGCAAGCATTGCGTAATGCCCAATTCACCCTCGAATGGCAGGGTGACGGTCCGCAGTGCGCGACTGAAGGTACACTGTGGGGCGGAAATCTGGCGATGATCATTTCGCTGATGGGTACACCGTGGATGCCGGCCATCAAAAACGGCATTTTGGTGCTGGAAGACATTAACGAGCATCCATTCCGTGTCGAGCGCATGCTGCTGCAACTGTACCACGCGGGAATACTGGCCCAGCAAAACGCCATTATCCTCGGCAGTTTTAGCGGCAGCGCGCCGAATGATTACGACGCTGGTTACAATCTTGATTCAGTTTGTGATTTTCTGCGCACCAGGCTGTCCGTTCCGTTGATCGGCGGCCTCGATTTTGGCCATGAACAACGCACCGTCACCCTGCCGCTGGGAGCCAAAGCGGTGCTGAAAAACGATAAAAACAGCACTCAGCTCACCTTAAGTGGGCATCCGGTACTAAAATCGTAAAAAAAGCGGCTAATGGGGCTAAGTAAAACGCTGTTTCTGTCGTTATTATGGTAGGGTTTATTAATACGAAACAGCGTAATTCAGGAGTAACCGAACGTTGGATGCCGCAGCAATTATTAGCCTTTTTATTTTGGGTTCCGTTCTCGTCACCTGCAGTATCTTACTCAGTTCATTCTCATCACGTCTCGGTATCCCAATTCTGGTGATATTTCTCGCTATCGGTATGTTAGCGGGTGTGGATGGTATTGGCGGCATACCTTTCGATAACTATCCTTTCGCCTACATGGTGAGCAACCTGGCACTGGCGGTTATCCTACTCGACGGTGGCATGCGCACTCAGGCCAGCTCTTTTCGCGTTGCGTTAGGCCCGGCGCTATCGTTGGCGACGGTCGGTGTGCTGATTACTTCCGGACTCACTGGCATGATGGCCGTGTTTTTGACCATCACACTCATCGCCATGATCCAAAATCACGAGACCGGCTTAAGCTGGATGTTCGCGGTGCACATTATCCAGCAGTTTGGCTTAGGAATCGCTATCGGTCTTGGCGGTGGATATATGCTCCAGCAGATGATTAACCGCATTTCTCTGCCTGCCGGACTGTATCCACTCTTGGCGTTAAGCGGTGGGATCCTGATTTTTGCCCTGACCACTGCGCTGGAAGGCAGCGGTATTCTGGCGGTTTATCTGTGTGGTTTCCTGCTGGGGAATCGCCCCATCCGCAACCGATTTGGTATCCTGCAAAACTTCGACGGTCTGGCCTGGCTGGCGCAAATCGCCATGTTCCTGGTGCTTGGACTGCTGGTTACGCCGTCCGACCTGCTGCCTATCGCAATCCCTGCGCTGATTTTGTCTGCGTGGATGATATTCATTGCCCGCCCGCTTTCGGTCTTCGCCGGACTGCTGCCGTTTCGTGGCTTTAATCTGCGCGAGCGTATTTTCATCAGTTGGGTGGGTTTGCGCGGCGCGGTGCCGATCATCCTCGCCGTCTTCCCAATGATGGCGGGCCTGGAGAACGCGCGCCTGTTCTTTAACGTCGCCTTCTTCGTGGTACTGATCTCGTTGCTGTTTCAGGGAACGTCACTTTCATGGGCCGCGAAAAAAGCCAAGGTGGTGGTCCCTCCCGTCGGCTGGCCCGTTTCGCGCATTGGTCTCGATATTCACCCAGATAACCCGTGGGAGCAGTTTGTTTATCAGCTCAGCGCAGATAAGTGGTGTGTGGGTGCCGCGCTGCGCGACCTGCATATGCCGGAAGAAACGCGAATAGCCGCCCTGTTTCGTGACAACGTGCTGTTTCACCCCTCCGGCAGCACGCGTCTGCGCGAAGGCGACGTATTGTGTGTTATTGGTCGCGAGCGCGATCTCCCAGCTCTCGGCAAGCTATTCAGCCAGTCGCCACCGGTGTCGTTAGACCAGCGCTTCTTCGGTGATTTTATTCTGGAAGCCAGCGCGAAATATGCCGATGTGGCGCTGATTTATGGCCTGGATGATGGCACAGAGTATCGTGATAAGCAGCAAACGCTGGGTGAAATTGTCCAGCATCTGCTTGGTGCCGCGCCGGTCGTCGGTGACCAGGTGGAATTCGCTGGCATGATCTGGACGGTGGCCGAGAAGGAAGATAATGCAGTGCTGAAGGTCGGTGTTCGCGTTGCTGAAGACGAGGATGAGTAAAGAGGATGTTGTTTGCCGGGTGGCGGCAGCGCCTTACCCGGCAAACAAAAGTTACACCGTCACAACCGGTACGCGCAGCGCCAAAGAACACATCAACTCGTAGCCCACCGTTCCTGCTGA
This window of the Citrobacter freundii ATCC 8090 = MTCC 1658 = NBRC 12681 genome carries:
- the ldcA gene encoding muramoyltetrapeptide carboxypeptidase, with product MSRFHLIAPSGYCINQQAALRGLARLTEAGHQVDNSAVIARRCQRFAGTEAERLADVNSLVNLKTPDTIVMAVRGGYGASRLLEDIDWQGLAARQQQDPLLLCGHSDFTAIQCGLLAQGNVISFSGPMLAANFGAEEINAFTEHHFWQALRNAQFTLEWQGDGPQCATEGTLWGGNLAMIISLMGTPWMPAIKNGILVLEDINEHPFRVERMLLQLYHAGILAQQNAIILGSFSGSAPNDYDAGYNLDSVCDFLRTRLSVPLIGGLDFGHEQRTVTLPLGAKAVLKNDKNSTQLTLSGHPVLKS
- the ycgR gene encoding flagellar brake protein YcgR: MSNYNEQFLKQNPLAVLGVLRDLKSQQVPLRISWSGGQFISKVLAVSPDELVMDFGSQEYENQAVQRASQISIIAETQGAKVEFTLPQLKKGEYQQLPAFISSLPPSLWFVQRREYFRIGAPLHPPYRCTAKMPDNSTLCFRLFDLSLGGMGGLLETAKPEGLVEGIRFAQVELNMEQWGVYHVDAQLISISERKVIDSKNETITTPRLSFRFLNVGPAVERNLQRIIFSLEREAREKSNKVRD
- a CDS encoding class I SAM-dependent methyltransferase yields the protein MLIDDIDFADLYRKQLQLANRTEKKPEHWDKRAEKMAENCASLTDSYLLQLLGKIDLQGAESLFDMGCGPGTVSLALAKKIPIIYGVDYSQGMLSVAARRAVQMNARHVQWVQRAWEEHWDDLPQCDIAVASRSTLVADMRQAMTKLNNQARLRVYTTHLVSSSFVSPSIQRALGREVIELPNYIYALNVLYQMGIHAHVDFIRGPNCQQDNSTWTRFLENVRWSMGELSADEVERLETWYQQQDPRAIAPASRDWALIWWDSVPREALR
- a CDS encoding ABC transporter ATP-binding protein; translated protein: MTLLTVRHASLGYHSNQPVLRDVSFQVPPGSVCCLLGANGSGKTTLMRTILGVLSPLHGDILLDGIAINHLNDRQRAAAIAWVPQAHDGAFAFTALDMVMMGLAPQLAAFAVPGAKEHEIAHQQLAMLGISHLAPRRWNTLSGGERQLVLIARALAQRPRLLLLDEPASSLDFGHQIRLLDTLVTLKNSGMALLMSTHHPLHARAIADSVVRVEPNGEVSQGLPEHQLATDRLAALYHVTPSQIAHHLFGSHN
- the emtA gene encoding membrane-bound lytic murein transglycosylase EmtA, giving the protein MKLRWFAFLVVLLAGCSSKHDYKNPPWNAEVPVKRAMQWMPISEKAGAAWGVSPQLITAIIAIESGGNPNAVSKSNAIGLMQLKASTSGRDVYRRMGWSGEPSTSELKNPERNISMGAAYLSILETGPLAGIEDPQVMQYALVVSYANGAGALLRTFSSDRKKAINKINDLSPDEFIEHVADNHPAPQAPRYIWKLQQALDVM
- a CDS encoding TonB-dependent receptor plug domain-containing protein; this translates as MNFNKSCLYTALSFAFAHSAFAGQESETMTVWSSPASAATTTVLGQETIQQLDKQNVAQALSVVPGVVLQKSGNRNEQQVKVRGFDSRQVPVFFDGVPVYIPYDGNLDLGRFLTSDIASVEVSKGYSSLLQGPNQMGGAINITTKKPTKPIEGSIGYRQGWSRSKDNAHDMHASFGASNDLGYIQLSGSQLKQDFLGLPHGVDNPVAGSHGKIANSSADDKRGIVKLGFTPRGDDEYVLTYINQDGEKDNPPYAGTSNQKSRYWQWPQYDKESYYYQGTTHLGDRFTLKSRLYRDTFENTLMMYNSLADLKNKKGNYSHYSDYSDGAGLQLAADMRENDLLSFAVNWKDDVHREKGAPNAAYDRYEDRTWSVASEYQWAAADNVDVVAGISYDWRDSLEGMKHEKNGSVTHYDDNNQSAFNWQMMTKYHFENADTLALSYSDRTRFPTLKERYTTSKPAYNQVALVNPQLKPERAHSVDLTWNGSLSQNWGFEASVYYNRISDAILSHNIDADTIQNQNSGRVDYTGLDAGVKGKVFDMLDVGLSYGLIHADVKRSDIGKITDLPTQTLTAWMTLKPWDPLSITLSEEARSSSYSNSDGSQKAAGFAITHLRADYAIGHGFSVNASVNNLFDTQYVYSEGFIEEGRNYWAGIEYQF
- a CDS encoding GlsB/YeaQ/YmgE family stress response membrane protein, coding for MGIIAWIIFGLIAGVIAKLIMPGRDGGGFILTCILGVVGAVVGGWLATMFGIGGDVSGFNLHSFLVAVVGAIVVLGVFRLVRRD
- the modD gene encoding ModD protein yields the protein MIYFSQAQTDALLLEDIQGGDLTTRALGIGAQPGVMAFYHRQGGCVSGTAVARQMLTSLGLTVSDMVADGEQVSAGQRLICAHGNAAALHQGWKAVQNVLEWSCGVSGYLESMLSQLRQRYPDGQIACTRKAIPGTRSLATQAILAAGGIIHRGGCAETVLLFANHRRFLTNPNDWTNAVARLRSHAPEKKIVVEADTPDEALAALRAAPDILQLDKFTPEQATDIARLAPSLAPHCTLALTGGITLASLAGYLDCGIRLFITSAPYYAPPADIKVNLSPDARGI